One Pseudochaenichthys georgianus chromosome 4, fPseGeo1.2, whole genome shotgun sequence DNA window includes the following coding sequences:
- the LOC117445616 gene encoding beta-1,4-galactosyltransferase 5-like isoform X1, translated as MTEIPMEEIELRSSKYFDIEFGGHWKPKDCRPRWKVAILIPFRNRHEHLPILFQHLIPMLQRQRLQFAFYVIEQSGSQPFNRAMLFNVGFLEAMKDLDWDCLIFHDVDHIPENDRNYYGCGQMPRHFAAKLDKYMYILPYSEFFGGVSGLTVEQFRKINGFPNAFWGWGGEDDDLWNSTTADPDTGSLWCPWLLLK; from the exons ATGACAGAGATCCCCATGGAGGAGATAGAACTGAGGTCCTCCAAGTATTTTGACATTGAGTTTGGAGGCCACTGGAAACCAAAAGACTGCAGACCTCGCTGGAAG GTGGCCATCCTGATTCCGTTTAGAAACCGTCACGAGCATCTCCCCATCCTCTTCCAACATCTTATCCCCATGCTGCAGAGACAGCGGCTGCAGTTTGCCTTCTACGTCATCGAACAG AGTGGCAGCCAGCCCTTCAACAGAGCCATGCTGTTTAACGTGGGATTCCTGGAGGCCATGAAGGACTTGGACTGGGACTGCTTGATCTTCCATGACGTCGACCACATCCCTGAGAATGACCGAAACTACTACGGCTGCGGTCAGATGCCACGCCACTTTGCTGCCAAGCTGGACAAATACATGTACAT TCTTCCATATAGCGAGTTCTTtggtggtgtcagtggactcactgTGGAGCAGTTTCGGAAGATTAATGGCTTTCCCAATGCATTCTGGGGCTGGGGAGGAGAGGATGACGACTTGTGGAACAG TACAACAGCAGACCCTGACACAGGCTCCCTGTGGTGTCCATGGTTACTACTGAAG TAA
- the LOC117445616 gene encoding beta-1,4-galactosyltransferase 5-like isoform X2 translates to MTEIPMEEIELRSSKYFDIEFGGHWKPKDCRPRWKVAILIPFRNRHEHLPILFQHLIPMLQRQRLQFAFYVIEQSGSQPFNRAMLFNVGFLEAMKDLDWDCLIFHDVDHIPENDRNYYGCGQMPRHFAAKLDKYMYILPYSEFFGGVSGLTVEQFRKINGFPNAFWGWGGEDDDLWNSNPAESSTGTSDS, encoded by the exons ATGACAGAGATCCCCATGGAGGAGATAGAACTGAGGTCCTCCAAGTATTTTGACATTGAGTTTGGAGGCCACTGGAAACCAAAAGACTGCAGACCTCGCTGGAAG GTGGCCATCCTGATTCCGTTTAGAAACCGTCACGAGCATCTCCCCATCCTCTTCCAACATCTTATCCCCATGCTGCAGAGACAGCGGCTGCAGTTTGCCTTCTACGTCATCGAACAG AGTGGCAGCCAGCCCTTCAACAGAGCCATGCTGTTTAACGTGGGATTCCTGGAGGCCATGAAGGACTTGGACTGGGACTGCTTGATCTTCCATGACGTCGACCACATCCCTGAGAATGACCGAAACTACTACGGCTGCGGTCAGATGCCACGCCACTTTGCTGCCAAGCTGGACAAATACATGTACAT TCTTCCATATAGCGAGTTCTTtggtggtgtcagtggactcactgTGGAGCAGTTTCGGAAGATTAATGGCTTTCCCAATGCATTCTGGGGCTGGGGAGGAGAGGATGACGACTTGTGGAACAG TAATCCTGCTGAGAGTTCAACTGGGACTTCTGACAGCTGA